A stretch of Geotrypetes seraphini chromosome 2, aGeoSer1.1, whole genome shotgun sequence DNA encodes these proteins:
- the LOC117353667 gene encoding protein phosphatase 1 regulatory subunit 3G-like: protein MEDQEDPSSSSLSQLPRLDKSSGMVILCGGDNDDEEEGDEQGEAAAALQRWASRLSRQSPVDSVLHICEEEEEEEENGEEERKQRRRALSLPTNQSLVASAIFHPYPSGPGAEGCCKCKKRVQFADAMGMSLASVHHFSDSEDPHVPAAALARLHSFPASKRDLDALLLIGGGRLKQEETPTAPPPPAFLELDFQPLSEEEQQEQLLRERVCLEWVSTEHFDVHGSVLVAPPSCERDPMLEDEKGERVSIRYTFNEWLSYLDVPAELKGPPGMRQFSFNLCVPPCLEPGARLHFAVCYHEASGHEHWDNNGGKNYTLCYRLPEPT, encoded by the coding sequence ATGGAGGACCAGGAGGatcccagcagcagcagcctctcaCAGCTCCCAAGGCTAGACAAGTCCTCTGGGATGGTCATACTGTGTGGGGGAGACAATGATGACGAGGAGGAGGGTGATGAGCAGGGAGAAGCGGCAGCGGCTCTGCAACGCTGGGCTTCACGACTATCCCGCCAGTCCCCAGTGGATTCAGTCCTACACATCtgcgaggaggaggaagaggaggaggagaatgGAGAAGAGGAACGGAAGCAGCGGCGAAGGGCTCTATCTTTGCCAACTAACCAGAGTTTAGTGGCATCCGCCATCTTCCATCCCTATCCGAGCGGGCCTGGAGCAGAGGGCTGCTGCAAATGCAAGAAGCGGGTGCAGTTCGCCGACGCGATGGGGATGAGTCTGGCCAGCGTACACCACTTCAGCGACTCTGAGGACCCCCATGTGCCAGCAGCCGCGCTCGCCCGTCTGCACAGCTTCCCAGCCAGCAAGCGAGACCTGGATGCGCTGCTGCTGATAGGAGGTGGCAGGTTGAAGCAAGAGGAGACTCCGACGGCACCACCACCTCCTGCTTTCCTGGAGCTGGACTTCCAGCCACTCAGTGAGGAGGAACAGCAGGAGCAGCTGCTGCGGGAGCGCGTATGCCTGGAGTGGGTGAGCACGGAGCACTTCGACGTGCACGGCAGCGTTCTGGTTGCGCCTCCATCATGTGAGCGAGACCCCATGCTAGAGGATGAGAAGGGGGAGCGGGTGAGTATCAGGTACACCTTTAATGAGTGGCTCTCTTATCTGGACGTGCCAGCTGAACTCAAGGGGCCGCCGGGCATGCGCCAATTCAGTTTCAATCTGTGCGTGCCACCCTGCCTCGAACCTGGTGCACGCCTCCACTTCGCTGTCTGCTACCACGAGGCATCTGGCCATGAGCACTGGGATAACAATGGCGGCAAGAACTACACGCTGTGCTACCGCCTGCCTGAGCCCACCTGA